TGTCTTTGTATGTACATCAACCGTAAGGAGACAAAAACTATCTTAACTTGGTGAGTCACTTGGCCAAATGCAGTAACATTCAAGTTTAGTCACCACCTAGTTCATGCAATCTAAATTTGAGTTTCTCAGCAAACAAATTATCAAAAGaaagttgttttttttttttgtttttggatgAGATAACCCATGATGCCTGCAATTATgggaaaaggaaaatacaaAAAGGGATAATTGGTAGTtcataagaaatgaaaaaaagattGGTCTTTTACCCTAAAAAGAGTATAAACCTAGTTCATATTAACACACAGCCATCACACtaggaaaaaaataagacaGATGATAGAAGATAGTACCTTTATCCTTAACATCAATCTGCAATGAGTCCAGTGTAATTATGCCGTCGGTCAAGGGAAGTAACTCAAGTTTGATGGTAGCTGTTGATTGAGCAGGAACGCATCTGATGCAAGCAAACTCCATTATCAGTTTCTGTCCAAAGAGAGGGGGAAAAAAGAAGTAACTGAAGcaaattatattatcattACCCTAGTGGAACTCTACTCTGCAGCCACAGATGCGTGCAACCCAAACCATCACTTGGAATGACATCAGATATGGGAGAAGATTGCTGATTAAAAGAATGAGAGTGAACTCCACCATTACTGCTCTGCTTTGGATTCTCTGAAGGAGGCGCAGAACTCAGCCTCTGTATTGTAGTAGACTCGGATAAACGAACAAATGGATTCATTGGTGTCGTTGGTGAACTCAAGGACCCTACCGAAGGAGGAGAAGTAAATGAGGCAGGTGCAAGAACTGTCATAGTTAGATCTTTGGGTGTCAAGTTTGAAGCCTGAAGCGTTAAGACCTGGAAAATTCAACAAGAGAATTTCTAACTATGAGACACAAACTAAAATTCAATGAAATGTAACAATCATGAAAATGCAGATTAAGAAAAACCTGAACAGGAAGCTGAGAAGATCTTTCATTAGATCCAGAAGATTGTCCTGATATTTCAGATGCAACAGAGATCATAAGATCCCTAGAGACTTGTGGTCGCCAACTGGTTGGCTGCTTAAAAAATAGCCTAGACCCTTCATTTAGCACAAAcaatgaaataagaaaaatgagaatagTATGAAGTTAATCATATTATCTATGATGAACCAAATAGATAACTGGATGGTTACCTGTGTAGTTGCACCGACAGGATACCATAATTGCATACTTATCAGCATCCGAAATGCTCCTCCTTCCTTCAATGGGACTAGGTGCAAGATGCAAACTTGACGATGGAGAAATTCTTTCACTGTGAGCTTTTAGAGTTTTCTGCATAGAGCAATCTGGTTTAAGAATAAAAGAGTGCTCTTCACCTCTCCTGCCACGAGGAAATTCACAATAAGCTGATGATAGATAACAACTTCATTTCAATTCATGAACTAAGCTTTCTCCCCACAAGGAACAGTTAGATACCATTGGTTACAGTTAATGCTTTCTCTACTGACAAATTTATGCTCCTACAAAGTCTTTTAACTGCATATCAGAAAAATCTGTTCATAGGATCCCACGATAAAAAAAACaggtaattttataaatcataAGGACGAAATTTATCCATCCTTCCAGTAAATCACTCCATAcattttatgcttttatttccTATTTGTTAATCTTTTCCTCTACAGAAAAGGAGGACAGCATATTGCATGCTTTTTAGACTATCAGTTCTAATATACAGCAGAACACTATTTATTCGTCAAATATTGATAAcagaaatttaaaagaaaaaaaaataacaaaagaaaaaagcactATGAGGGTTAACAAATGAATGAACTATCTAACCATTTTTCAGGTTAGAGTAGGCTGGCTTACATTGAAATCATAATACAGAAGCAATGTTGAACAGATAACAATGCAACAATTTTCTAAAACATTGAGCCGTCAATTGGAATGGGTCCAACTGCAAAACACCACTCTGAAATATAAGAATACCAAATAGGCTTCATGCACTCCTAGATTGCGAATTCAtcacaattaaaattttaatacaaatgTAAACCTCATGCAAACATCAAGAGTATACTTATTTACTTCTCATGCATGAAACAAAGGATTTAATCCTATGATGACAGTTGCATAGCAAAGAAGCCCTTACCTTAATCTTCTCCAACTAGGTATGTTGGAATTAACGAAACATGTACTATTAGTGCGTgcaaaatactaaaatacaGTAAATAGACGCCGCAAAGTGTAGGACAACTGGATAAACCAGGGCAAATGTGGTTAAACAACCAATAAATGAGAGCGCATTAAGATACCTAGAGCGAACAACAACCTGAGGGCTAAATTTGGCAAATAGTGGTCATTTCCAGCTTCAATGCAAGCAATTGGTAAAGATGAAGGTGAGCCACCTTTTGAAGCCTCCTCAAAAACAATTGTTATAGCATCTATAAATACAACAATATCAGCATTGCTTGATGGAGAAATATTCTGCAAAACAGAAGGAATaggaaaatattaaaatctgtACAATAAGCAACTAGAGTTGTTAGCTATATCAGATGATATTCCGCGTGTAATGTAATGATGTAGCAAAATTCTTAACGCACACCTTTATTTGAACACAAAGAAGGTCATCTGTATTGCAGTCAGCAGCAAAAGAACGAATTTCTACTGGTTGAATAATTTCAAGTTTCCTCCTCCATCTCCTTCCAGGAATGTAGATGCCTTCGAGTCCACAACGAACAGAAAATCTTTGTCGCTCTAATGATACACCTCGGAAAGATAAAAGACCTTCAACCCCTACCTTCTGACTTTTCCATAACTTCTGAGATGAGTACTGGTTCCAGTCTCCAATGTCAAAGCTGGGTTTAGAACTTTGGGTTTTCACAGGTTGAGGAGATGATGCAGTATTCTGAGGCAATGATGACATGGAGTAACTTCTAAAATGGGAGAAGAGCTGAGAACCAGAAGGAGAAGGCTTTTGAGAAGCACCAACTATTCCTGAACCAGAACCTAAACGAGTAGGAGATAGAGAACGAGCTGGAGGAGGAAGAGTATTATCCAAAGGAAGCAACCATTTTAACAATTCACCACAGGGATCATAATTCACGCAATTTAAGTTCTCCTGATTCTCAGGAGACAGATTTCTCTCCTGATATTTCTCAAATTGAAGAATCTCAATGATAGGATCTCTCAAAAAATTAACACCAATATTAACTTGTAAAAGTACCTGCATCCTTCCAAACAAAGAAACAGAAAGAGAATCAATAGTCTGACCCTTCTCAAAATGAACATCAATAAGCCTTGTATATATACTGAACTGCCCTGTTATAGATACTGTCCAAAGATATCGTCTTTCATACCTTATGAAATGGTCtcatttcaaatatatattataagttgCAAGGTTTCCTACTAATGCACAGgatatacataattatttcataatatgTGGATGTCTGTCAAGAAGCTAATAAAGCCATCAACTGTTGTGAGTCAAGCTCAGAATACatatgcataaaagaaaaagggtatATACATGTAAACCAATGAAATTACAGAGATTACAAAGGCATGAAAGATAGACTTctacttaaaattatttttgtaaatacaaaataaaatagctAACATTTTGGGATTTCTATCCTAAGAGGGAAAAATACATAACCTAAACTCAATTCACAAAGTCTTGACTGAAGCTTCTTGGGGCAAGATGCAAAACCACTCATGCACCTTGCTTTACAATAGCAGCTCCAGATaggatattttaatttatttgataaaagaagATTGCCACTGTCAGAAGCAAAAAAGTAAAACCAAGATACAGTAATTATAATTGAAGGATAAGACATCCTCCTCTGCACAAGCAATAAAGCCTTCTACTCATGCCAGATATCAGCTGGCCACATAAATTTTCTCATGCATACagaataaaatagtaatagtTGGAGTTGTTTTTATGCAATGCAGCACTTCTATACATTTTGGGAATATGCATATTTTTACATGTAAATTGAGAGCACAAAAAGCAGAAAGGACTACACAATGACATGGCCTAGCTCAATTGTAAAgcatctaatttaaaaaaccATGAAGGACCATTTGTGATAAACACTGACCATGGAAAA
The Ricinus communis isolate WT05 ecotype wild-type chromosome 1, ASM1957865v1, whole genome shotgun sequence DNA segment above includes these coding regions:
- the LOC8287018 gene encoding uncharacterized protein LOC8287018 isoform X1, which gives rise to MNFLQRYTTTHHNAVTEHVPPVYEPPIDTRYASSKPSATLEGLIAEDPFQQSPTATEAHDDDAAHGSTVAGENGRAGGGASAKNESIDVENHSDVSEEEGWITIPHGKLPDGWNNAPDINSLRSLDRSFVFPGEQVHILACLSAYKQDTEIITPFKVAAVMSKNGIGQSPEKQNGNMKDRTNLESGEEMGSGNQLMDQNQNEPLKQEIDSQKDISASESFLRMEDHKRQTESLLQRFRNSHFFVRIAESGEPLWSKKGTFDPRSSEMDGQNSTANNISRLGALVDRGNFDLNVSGGAARNTVNCYSLSNGDIVVLLQVNIGVNFLRDPIIEILQFEKYQERNLSPENQENLNCVNYDPCGELLKWLLPLDNTLPPPARSLSPTRLGSGSGIVGASQKPSPSGSQLFSHFRSYSMSSLPQNTASSPQPVKTQSSKPSFDIGDWNQYSSQKLWKSQKVGVEGLLSFRGVSLERQRFSVRCGLEGIYIPGRRWRRKLEIIQPVEIRSFAADCNTDDLLCVQIKNISPSSNADIVVFIDAITIVFEEASKGGSPSSLPIACIEAGNDHYLPNLALRRGEEHSFILKPDCSMQKTLKAHSERISPSSSLHLAPSPIEGRRSISDADKYAIMVSCRCNYTGSRLFFKQPTSWRPQVSRDLMISVASEISGQSSGSNERSSQLPVQVLTLQASNLTPKDLTMTVLAPASFTSPPSVGSLSSPTTPMNPFVRLSESTTIQRLSSAPPSENPKQSSNGGVHSHSFNQQSSPISDVIPSDGLGCTHLWLQSRVPLGCVPAQSTATIKLELLPLTDGIITLDSLQIDVKDKGLTYIPEHSLKINATSSISTGII
- the LOC8287018 gene encoding uncharacterized protein LOC8287018 isoform X2, with amino-acid sequence MWRITLMFLKKKDGLLFHMVHPEPLELGCHVDSMSTIAWKLPDGWNNAPDINSLRSLDRSFVFPGEQVHILACLSAYKQDTEIITPFKVAAVMSKNGIGQSPEKQNGNMKDRTNLESGEEMGSGNQLMDQNQNEPLKQEIDSQKDISASESFLRMEDHKRQTESLLQRFRNSHFFVRIAESGEPLWSKKGTFDPRSSEMDGQNSTANNISRLGALVDRGNFDLNVSGGAARNTVNCYSLSNGDIVVLLQVNIGVNFLRDPIIEILQFEKYQERNLSPENQENLNCVNYDPCGELLKWLLPLDNTLPPPARSLSPTRLGSGSGIVGASQKPSPSGSQLFSHFRSYSMSSLPQNTASSPQPVKTQSSKPSFDIGDWNQYSSQKLWKSQKVGVEGLLSFRGVSLERQRFSVRCGLEGIYIPGRRWRRKLEIIQPVEIRSFAADCNTDDLLCVQIKNISPSSNADIVVFIDAITIVFEEASKGGSPSSLPIACIEAGNDHYLPNLALRRGEEHSFILKPDCSMQKTLKAHSERISPSSSLHLAPSPIEGRRSISDADKYAIMVSCRCNYTGSRLFFKQPTSWRPQVSRDLMISVASEISGQSSGSNERSSQLPVQVLTLQASNLTPKDLTMTVLAPASFTSPPSVGSLSSPTTPMNPFVRLSESTTIQRLSSAPPSENPKQSSNGGVHSHSFNQQSSPISDVIPSDGLGCTHLWLQSRVPLGCVPAQSTATIKLELLPLTDGIITLDSLQIDVKDKGLTYIPEHSLKINATSSISTGII